The sequence GTTTATAAACATCTGCTTTTTGCTTGGTAAATTTGAGACGTTTGTTATGCTAAGCTCGCTCTTGCCAAAAAGAAGCATCGCGCCAAGATAGAGCATATAAAGCCCTGCGATGATGTTTAGCGCCTTAAATGCGTACTCAAAATGATGAAGCACCGCACCCACGCCAAGCATACAGCAAAATGCCACGAAAGCAAGCGAAAGAAGCTGTCCGGTCATCATAATAAGCGAGTGTTTATAACCAAAACTCATACCGATACTCATCGCATAGGTCATGTTGATGCCTGGCATTAGTGAGATAGGAGCAAGTGTGGCAAAAAAGAGTAAGAAGTCCATAAAAAGCCTTGAAATTTAGCTAACGAATATAAAAATTTAAGCTATAAATCAGATCCAACGATCAAATTTATAGCTTAAATTTAAAAGGCGGACTAAGCCGCCTCTTTTTTAGTGAGTCAAGAAATATTCTTGAATTTTTGCTTTATTGTTTGTTTTTGTAAGCGCAAGCATCAAAAGCACTCTGGCTTTTTGCGCGTTTAGGTTGTCGCTTGTTAAAAAGCCGTATTTTGCGTCATCAACTTCGCCGTTCATAGTTGTCTCGCCACTTCCTACACGTGAGTCACGAACTACCACTACGCCAGCTTTTGAAGCCTCACCAAGTGCGTCAAGTACGCTAAAGTAAGGGTTGCCGTTACCAAGGCCAGCACTAACGATACCTTTTGCGCCGTTTTTAACAGCTATGTTTACAAAGTCAGGGTTGTCATTTGCGTGAGAGTAGATGATATCGACTCTTGGAAGCTCTTTTACACCCTCTAGGTCAAATGCTGATTTTGCTGTGTGTTTTCTGATCGGATTCATATAGTATTTTACGTTACCATAAAAGACTGTTCCGATTTTGCCGCTATTTGGTGATTTAAATGTATCAACGCCTGTTGTATTGGTCTTTGTCACCTCTCTAGCAGCGTGAATTTCATCATTCATAGTAACCACAACGCCCTTACCTACGCTATCTTTGCTAATAGCTACGTTTACAGCGTTAAATAAATTTAGTGGGCCATCTGCACTTAGTGAGCCACTATTTCTCATCGCACCTACAAGTACAACTGGCTTGTCGCTTTTAACAACTAAATTTAGAAAGTAAGCTGTCTCTTCCATAGTATCTGTGCCGTGAGTAACAACGATACCATCAGCTTTGCCGCTATTTAGAAGCTCGTTGATTCTATTTGCAAGCTTTAGCCAAACTTCGTTGTTCATATCTTGTGAGCCGATATTTGAAATTTGCTCGCCTTTTATGGTAGCGATCTTGTTGATATCTGGTACGGCTGCGATAAGTTTATCAACCGTAACAGTTCCAGAAGTATAGCTAGAATCAAGCGAACCTGAGCCGCTTCCTGCTATCGTTCCACCAGTGGCTAGGATGTAGATGGTTGGCTTAGCAACCGCTAAAGTAGCACCTAAAATCATGAGTAACACCGCCTTAAAGATTAAACGCATTTTAGCTCCTTTGCATTAAAATTTGCAAAGTCATTATAATGCCATTTATTTAAAAAAATTATTAACTTCTAAATTTTATATTTATTTAAAAAATTCTTATCAAAAACATATAAATTCCGGTTGAAATAACTATGCTAAGAAGGGTATTTTTAAATTTTAAATGCATCAAAATAGCTGTAAAAACCGCTACTATCTCGCTTAAGCCGTATGGAAACTCGCTAAATTTCGTATCTTTTAAGCCGTAGCAGACCAAAACAACCATTATCATCATACCCATATGCTTCTCGATGGCATCCAAATAAGGGTTTGGCTTATAGTTTCTTAATGCATAAAACGGTGTCGCCCTTGTGATGAAAGTAGCCAAGGCACTTAAAAGCACCGCTATAAACAGTATCATTTCACTTGAATTTACACTTATCAAATTTTATCCTTAAACAAAAGCAAAAATACAAAACAAAGCGTCATCGAGCCAACAAGCACAAATTTAGCTGGAAATAGGCTCACTCCAAGCACGCCAAAAAATGTCGCCGCAAAGAGCACGCGGTAATTTTTATCATTTTTAAACATCTCGATGACGACTACTATAAAAAGCGAGGTCAAACTAAACTCAAGCCCCTTCGTATCGGCCTTGATAAAGTCACCAAGTATCGCTCCAAGCAGCGTTCCAGCCGCCCAGTAAGACCAAGAAAGCACATTTAGCCAAGTAAAGACAAAACTTCGATCACTAGCCTCTTTTAGCCCCAAATTTTTAAATATCGCAAAGGTCTCATCTGTTAGCAAAGCGATGTTTAAGAGCTTAAATTTGATCCCGCTATACTCTTTTAAAAGTGAAATTCCATAAAAAGTGTGGCGCAAATTTACCAGATAGCTCACGATAAAAACCTCAACATAGCTCGTGCCGACGCTAAAGAGCGAAAGCATCATAAACTGCGCTGCTCCGCCATATCCAAGCATACTAAGCGCCACAGCGATAAATGCGCTAATGCCCATGCTTTTAGCCAAAATGCCAAAGGCGATGCCAAGAGGGAAAAAACCCATAAAGATAGGAATGGATAGTTTAAAAACGTAGTTAAATGTCAAATTTTTACCTTCATAAAAAGCCGAAATGTTAGCAAAATTTGAAAAATTTAGAGTAAAAATGGAGCTAATTTTATAAAATAATAAAAATTTATGGAGCCAAAAGATGAAAAAAGTAATTTTAATTTTATTTTGTGTTCTATTTTCTTGGGGTAAAAATTTTGATGCCACCAAGCTTGAAAGTGAATGCGCTTTAAATAACGTAGAAAGCTGCACCGATCTTATATATATCTACCTTGACAAAAATGAGCGCGATAAAATGTCAGCTATGGCAAACAAGGCCTGCGAGCTAGGCAATCCACACAGTTGTCTATTTTTAGGAAATATATATCTACAAAAAGACACACTAGCACAAGAGAAAGAAGAAGGGCTTAGGCTTTATAATAAGGCTTGCGAATTAAAAAATGCATTTGCTTGCTACACCCTTGCACTCATCTACGAAGCTGGAGATGCTGGTATACTGCAAAATAAAAATAGAGCAAAAAACTACTACAAAAAAGCCTGCGAGCTTGCTTTGGAAGAAGCATGCAGTAGCTTAAAAATTTCTCAGTAACTTTTATTCTTGCTCCTAAAAGTAGAAATTTTAGACGAGATGTGCCAAATTTTAATTTAGCCCAAATTAATGAGTCTATTTTATCGAGTCCTTGCCTTTTGGCGTTTTATTTAAAAAGTAAAATACCTCAAGCGTAAAAGAAAGCAGTATAAGCCCAACGATAGCTAGAGTCGCGTTCATACTACCTACCTTTTAAGCCCATTTACTATTTCAAGCATCGAATCGCTCGTAGTTATCGCCTTTGAGTTTGCCTCGTATGCGCGCTGACCAGTGATAAGATCGGTCATCTCTTCAACTAGCTGAACGTTACTCATCTCGACAAATCCTTGTCTGATCGTACCAAGTCCGTCAAGTCCTGCCACACCTACCACAACATTACCGCTAGCGCTTGTTTCTAGGTAGTTGTTGTCGCCCATTGAGTGAAGGCCAGCTGGGTTTATGAAATTTGCTAGCTCGATCTGACCTATCTGAGCCATCTCTCTCTCGCCTGCTTGAAGCACTGACACGGTGCCATCTGTGCCGATAGAAATTTGCGTCGCATTTGCAGGCACTGTGATCTGAGGGATTAGCTGATAGCCATCACTATTTACGATCGTGCCGTTTGCGTCAAGCTTAAATGCACCATTTCTAGTGTAAGCCGTCGTGCCATCAGGGAGTTGAATTTGAAAAAAGCCGTTGCCAGCTATTACCATATCTAGGTTGTTGCTAGTCTCTTTAAAATAGCCCTGAGAGAAAATTTTATTTATCGCTGTTGGGCGCACACCAAGGCCTACTTCGATGCCTGTCGGGCTTGTAGTAGTTTGGCTCGTAGCTGTGCCTGCATACTCCATGACTTGATACATAAGGTCAGCAAATTCAGCCCTATTTTTCTTATATCCATAGGTATTTACGTTTGCGATGTTGTGTGAGGTTACGTCTATCTGCGTCTGCTCGGCGATCATGCCAGTGGCCGCAGTGTAAAGTGATCTCATCATAGTTTTATCCTTTTATTAAGCTTTTAGGGCTAGTTTTTGAACAGCATCTTGGTTAAGGTCAGTCATGTGGCTTGTCATAACCTTTTGATACATATCAACTAGGCGCTGGGTTTCTATAAGACCCACCATTTCTAAAACTGGATTTACGTTTGACATCTGGGCATATCCTTGCATTACGCTATCAGCTTCATCAAGCTCATTTATGTCGTTAAAATTTCTAGTTTCAAAGAGGTTGTCGCCGACCTTTTTAAGATCTCTTATCTCTCTTGGCTGAGCGATAAAAAATTTAGAAAATTGATTATTATTTGAGTATAAATTTCCATTTTTATCAGCAGTTAGCACCTCACCTTGTGGTGCTTGAATGCCTCTTTGACCGGGGCTTTGTGCCTCATAGCCACTTGGTAAAACCTTATAGCCCTCCTTTGTGACGATATAGCCGTCGCCATCAAGGCTAAAAGAGCCGTTTTTGCTAAGCTTTACACCATTTGGGGTATCAACTAAGAAAAATGCGTCATCTCTTTTTATCGCAAAGTCAAGCGTGTTTGAGCTGTATTTAAAGCCACCGGCACTAAAGTCGGTGTACTCTTCACTTACTTGTGGTACGCGGTCAAGCGTTCTATTTAAAAATTTAGCTCCATCTTTTGTGTGATTTTTAAGCGGAAGCTCATCTTGCGTCTCTTTAAAAATTCTCGCAAAGTCACCGATAACTACGTCATTTCGTTTATAGCCGATCGTATTTACATTTGCAAGATTATTTGAGATAACGTTTAATCTATTAAACTGCGTTACCATGCCAGCTGTGGCTTGATAATAACCATTTTGCATAAAATTTCCTAATCAAAATTTGATTTTTATAGCTACTAAGCAATCATCGTTCCAACTTTGTTTTTTATACACATTTACAAAATTTGGGTATAATCCACTTTCTTTTAAACAACACTTAAATCACAATTAGACGATTCGAAAGGAAATTTATGAGCGCCGCAAAAGACTCTTTTTCTCAGATAGAAGAGCTTTTCGCTGAAAATGCAAAAGGCTTTTTGACATACGAAAAATTAGTAAAATTATTAGACAAAGCTCCGACAGCTACGATAGTAAAAAAGATAGAACAACTAGCAAAAACAAACAAAGTCCAGCTCATCACATCTGCTGAGGCTGCAAAGCTTAGAAATTTAGCTGATGCTAAAAAGCGCCAAGAAAACGCTCAAAAAAGTGATCAAGATATCGACGAGGATCTCGATCTTTCAGGCGAAAGTGACCTTTTAGAGTGGTCAAGGTCAGATAGTCCAGTGAGGATGTATCTAAGAGAGATGGGTCAGATCGCGCTTCTTACAAAAGATGAGGAAGTTGAGATCAGCAAAAGGATTGAGCTTGGCGAAGATATCATTATCGATGCATTTTGTTCTGTGCCATTTTTGATTGACTTCATACTTGATTATAAAGAGCCACTAATCAATAGGGAGCGCCGTGTAAAAGAGCTTTTTAAGAGCTTTGAAGACGAGAGTGAAAACGAAGAGAATGAAGACAGCGAAGACGATATAGACGAGGAAGATGAAGAAAACGAAGAGAACGAAACTCCTAAAAAATCAGCCAAAAACGATAAACGCGCTGAAAAAGTTATAGAGAGTTTCAAGGCCCTCGAAAAGGCAAAAAAAGAGTGGCTAAAGACTGCAAACAAACAAGATAAAGTTGAGAGCGATGACACAGCTTCAAAGATGACTCTTGCATTTAAAAAGAAAATTTTAAAAGAGAAGCTAATGGATCTTGGCCCAACAAGTAAGTTAATTAGCGAGATCGTAAAATCAATGGAGACAGCGCTAAAAAGTGATGATGAATTTGACAGAGAGCTAAAACGCTTGGAGTATCGCTTACCGATGTTTAGCGACGAGCTTAAGAAAAATCACAAAAGTATCTTAAAAGATATCATCAAGCTTAGTAAGGAGGAGATCGCAGCTCGTGTGCCAGAAGCTACAATGGTCTCAACTTATGTCGAGATCAAAAAGCTATTTACTACAAAAGAGGCGAGCAAGCAAGGCTTTGATCTTGAGCCAACAAGGCTAAAAGAAATTTTAGAGCAGATCAAACGTGGAAAGAAAATTTCTGACGAGGCAAAAGCCAGAATGGCTAAGTCAAACCTCCGTCTAGTTGTAAGTATCGCAAAACGCTATACAAACAGGGGTTTGCCATTTTTAGATCTTATCCAAGAGGGCAACATCGGCCTTATGAAAGCAGTTGATAAATTTGAATATAGAAAAGGCTATAAATTTTCAACCTACGCCACATGGTGGATCCGCCAGGCTATCTCGCGTGCGATCGCCGATCAGGCAAGGACGATTAGGATACCTATCCACATGATAGAGACAATAAATCGTATCAACAAAATAAACCGCAAATACCTCCAAGAAGAAGGTAAAGAGCCTGATGTAAGCGTTATCGCAAAAGAGGTTGGACTAAG is a genomic window of Campylobacter concisus containing:
- the rpoD gene encoding RNA polymerase sigma factor RpoD, which encodes MSAAKDSFSQIEELFAENAKGFLTYEKLVKLLDKAPTATIVKKIEQLAKTNKVQLITSAEAAKLRNLADAKKRQENAQKSDQDIDEDLDLSGESDLLEWSRSDSPVRMYLREMGQIALLTKDEEVEISKRIELGEDIIIDAFCSVPFLIDFILDYKEPLINRERRVKELFKSFEDESENEENEDSEDDIDEEDEENEENETPKKSAKNDKRAEKVIESFKALEKAKKEWLKTANKQDKVESDDTASKMTLAFKKKILKEKLMDLGPTSKLISEIVKSMETALKSDDEFDRELKRLEYRLPMFSDELKKNHKSILKDIIKLSKEEIAARVPEATMVSTYVEIKKLFTTKEASKQGFDLEPTRLKEILEQIKRGKKISDEAKARMAKSNLRLVVSIAKRYTNRGLPFLDLIQEGNIGLMKAVDKFEYRKGYKFSTYATWWIRQAISRAIADQARTIRIPIHMIETINRINKINRKYLQEEGKEPDVSVIAKEVGLSVDKVKQVIKITKEPISLEAPIANEEDGKFGDFVEDKSSLSPIEQILKSDLREQIDDVLSQLNEREKAVISMRFGLLEDESDRTLEEIGKALNVTRERVRQIESSAIKKLKHPKVGRKLKNYIEG
- the flgG gene encoding flagellar basal-body rod protein FlgG, translating into MMRSLYTAATGMIAEQTQIDVTSHNIANVNTYGYKKNRAEFADLMYQVMEYAGTATSQTTTSPTGIEVGLGVRPTAINKIFSQGYFKETSNNLDMVIAGNGFFQIQLPDGTTAYTRNGAFKLDANGTIVNSDGYQLIPQITVPANATQISIGTDGTVSVLQAGEREMAQIGQIELANFINPAGLHSMGDNNYLETSASGNVVVGVAGLDGLGTIRQGFVEMSNVQLVEEMTDLITGQRAYEANSKAITTSDSMLEIVNGLKR
- a CDS encoding type II asparaginase yields the protein MILGATLAVAKPTIYILATGGTIAGSGSGSLDSSYTSGTVTVDKLIAAVPDINKIATIKGEQISNIGSQDMNNEVWLKLANRINELLNSGKADGIVVTHGTDTMEETAYFLNLVVKSDKPVVLVGAMRNSGSLSADGPLNLFNAVNVAISKDSVGKGVVVTMNDEIHAAREVTKTNTTGVDTFKSPNSGKIGTVFYGNVKYYMNPIRKHTAKSAFDLEGVKELPRVDIIYSHANDNPDFVNIAVKNGAKGIVSAGLGNGNPYFSVLDALGEASKAGVVVVRDSRVGSGETTMNGEVDDAKYGFLTSDNLNAQKARVLLMLALTKTNNKAKIQEYFLTH
- a CDS encoding AzlC family ABC transporter permease, producing the protein MTFNYVFKLSIPIFMGFFPLGIAFGILAKSMGISAFIAVALSMLGYGGAAQFMMLSLFSVGTSYVEVFIVSYLVNLRHTFYGISLLKEYSGIKFKLLNIALLTDETFAIFKNLGLKEASDRSFVFTWLNVLSWSYWAAGTLLGAILGDFIKADTKGLEFSLTSLFIVVVIEMFKNDKNYRVLFAATFFGVLGVSLFPAKFVLVGSMTLCFVFLLLFKDKI
- a CDS encoding LysE family translocator — its product is MDFLLFFATLAPISLMPGINMTYAMSIGMSFGYKHSLIMMTGQLLSLAFVAFCCMLGVGAVLHHFEYAFKALNIIAGLYMLYLGAMLLFGKSELSITNVSNLPSKKQMFINGLIVCVTNPKAWIFFSALLPTFLDKDDPFSLARMCLITATLVFIEFCSLNIYALGGAMLKKFLQTHLRLLEICTAIIVCTIGVLLLFR
- a CDS encoding tetratricopeptide repeat protein, whose amino-acid sequence is MKKVILILFCVLFSWGKNFDATKLESECALNNVESCTDLIYIYLDKNERDKMSAMANKACELGNPHSCLFLGNIYLQKDTLAQEKEEGLRLYNKACELKNAFACYTLALIYEAGDAGILQNKNRAKNYYKKACELALEEACSSLKISQ
- a CDS encoding branched-chain amino acid transporter permease, producing MISVNSSEMILFIAVLLSALATFITRATPFYALRNYKPNPYLDAIEKHMGMMIMVVLVCYGLKDTKFSEFPYGLSEIVAVFTAILMHLKFKNTLLSIVISTGIYMFLIRIF
- a CDS encoding flagellar hook-basal body protein; protein product: MQNGYYQATAGMVTQFNRLNVISNNLANVNTIGYKRNDVVIGDFARIFKETQDELPLKNHTKDGAKFLNRTLDRVPQVSEEYTDFSAGGFKYSSNTLDFAIKRDDAFFLVDTPNGVKLSKNGSFSLDGDGYIVTKEGYKVLPSGYEAQSPGQRGIQAPQGEVLTADKNGNLYSNNNQFSKFFIAQPREIRDLKKVGDNLFETRNFNDINELDEADSVMQGYAQMSNVNPVLEMVGLIETQRLVDMYQKVMTSHMTDLNQDAVQKLALKA